Part of the Candidatus Acidiferrales bacterium genome is shown below.
TGGAAACAGGGGTCTTCTACATCTCCACTCATGCCCGATCCAAGTTATTTCAAAGGAGACAATTTGCCGGTGGAGCAAGTGGATTGGAATGAAGTTCAAACATGGATCTCGTACCTCAATGAAAAAGAAGGAACGACGAACTACCGTTTGCCTACCGAAGCAGAGTGGGAATATGCCGCGCGGGGAGGCAACCGAACCAAGGGTTATGTCTTTAGCGGGAGCGACAATGCAGACGATGTAGCATGGCATGACTCGAATGCAGGAGGACGAACACATGCCGTTGGAACGAAACTTCCCAATGAGCTCGGGATTTACGATATGAGCGGCGATGTCTGGGAGTGGTGTTCCGATTTCTATGGCGGTCCATATTCTAATAAATCTCAGTATGATCCTACGGGAGCGACAAACGGTGAAAGCAGAATCCTGCGAGGTGGGTCATGGAGCAACATCAATTCCGTCTGTGTCTGCACCTTCCGTTATCCTGATTATCCGATTAACAGATATGCAGTATATGGCTTCCGTATCGCAAAAGATAAGTGAGTCATATGTTGAATCGTTATTTAACGAAACAATTTGCTGGAGGCAAAATGATACGTACTAATGGTCTCAAGAAAATCTACACGACAGAAGAAGTGGAAACCACGGCATTAGATAATGTAAACGTCGAAATTAAGGAAAAGGAATTTGTCGCAATAATGGGCCCATCCGGATGTGGAAAATCCACGCTCTTGAACTTGATCGGGATGCTCGATAATCCGTCCGACGGTCAGTACTACTTTCTTGGCGAAGAGGTTTCAAAATATACGGAGAGGCAACGCGCCAATTTACGTAAGAAGAATATCGGTTTTGTTTTTCAAAGCTTCAATCTGATAGATGAGCTGACCGTGTTCGAAAACGTCGAGCTGCCTCTGCTTTATCTCGGAGTCTCATCCTCCGAAAGGAAGAGAATGGTCGAAGAGGTTCTTGAAAGGATGCAGATAATGCATCGAAGGGACCACTTTCCGCAGCAATTATCGGGCGGCCAGCAGCAGCGCGTCGCTGTCAGCAGGGCCGTGGTCGCGAAGCCGGCGCTCATACTGGCAGATGAACCGACAGGGAACTTGGACTCCGCAAACGGTGAGGAGGTAATGAATAGCTTGACCCAATTGAACGAGGGAGGAACAACCATCGTGATGGTCACGCATTCGCCACACGATTCGGAGTTTGCACATCGCATCATTCATTTATTTGATGGGCATGTCGTTACCGAAAATTACAAAGAAAAATTCCAGGTATAGGAGGTGGAAGAAATGATACGACTCAGAGGTATCGAGAAATACTACACTAACAAGGTCATCAAGACGTACGTGCTCCGGAAAATCGACCTGGAGGTCAGAGAAGGCGAGTTTGTCTCGGTGATGGGACCGTCGGGATCCGGGAAGACGACGCTGCTCAATATTATCGGAATGCTCGATACGCCGTCGAATGGCGAATACCATTTCCTCGGTGAGCCGGTTCACGAGATGAAAGAGAAAAAACTGACGGAGCTTCACAAAACTCATATAGGTTTCGTCTTCCAGAGTTATCATCTCATCGACGAGTTGACTGTTTATGAAAATCTCGAGACTCCTCTCCTATATCAAAAGGTGAAGGCAAGCGACCGAAAAGGAAGGGTTGCAGAGGCATTGGACAGGTTCAATATCGTCGCAAAGAAGGACCTATTCCCGAATCAACTGTCGGGTGGACAGCAGCAGCTTGTCGCAATTGCCAGGGCGGTTATCGCTGAACCGAAACTCATTCTTGCTGATGAGCCGACGGGAAATCTCCACTCTGAGCAGGGTAAAGAAGTAATGGACCTTCTGAAGGGATTGAACGAACAGGGAACTACAATAATCCAGGTGACGCATTCGGAGACCAATGCTGCGTATGGAAATAGGGTGATAAGGCTGAAAGATGGGTGGATCGAGAAATGAGGGCAACTAAGAAAATGGGTATGAGGGCCGAGACATGATCAAGAATTATCTGCGGGTCGCATTTAGAAACCTATTGAACTATAAGGCTTATTCATTTATAAACATTGCGGGCCTTGCCGTCGGCATTGCTTGCTGCATAGCGATAATGCTTTTTGTCCGAGATGAGTTGAGTTATGACGAGTACAACAAATTTGCTGACCGGATATATAGACCACACCTTCTCCTCCGAGCGAACGGGCATGAAATGAATACGGCATTGTCTCCCGTTGCCATGGGTCCTGCAATCTATACAGATCTCCCGGATGTTGCTGCCTACACTCGGCTCATCAAGAGCGGTCCGACTGTGGTCCGATATGAGAACAAAACATTCGTTGAAGAAAATCTTTTCGGGGCAGACTCGACAGTGTTCGATGTATTCACATTTCCTTTCGTGGTCGGAAATCCGAAGACTGCACTCATTCAGCCAAACACGGTCGTAATCACTGAATCCATGGCACATAAGTATTTCGGTAATGACAATCCGATCGGCAAGATCCTCAATACGGGGAACCAAGACAAATTTGTCGTGACCGGCGTTATCAAAGACATTCCCCAGAATTCACATTTACATCCAGATTTCATGGCTTCCCTCACTACATCGCAGGACAGCAGAAATCCTACATGGATAAGCAACAACTATTACACGTATCTTTTGCTCCGAAAGGGAGTAAGCCCAATTGAGTTTCAGAAGAAGTTGGATGACGAAGTCATGAAATATGCGAGTCCACAGCTGAAAGCCGT
Proteins encoded:
- a CDS encoding formylglycine-generating enzyme family protein → MQVKRNILTVILCIALITISSCTRNSSSPIGAVPENSIGMVYVTGGTFQMGSNSGYSDQRPVHSVTLSNFYIGKYIVTQKEWRDVVQWKQGSSTSPLMPDPSYFKGDNLPVEQVDWNEVQTWISYLNEKEGTTNYRLPTEAEWEYAARGGNRTKGYVFSGSDNADDVAWHDSNAGGRTHAVGTKLPNELGIYDMSGDVWEWCSDFYGGPYSNKSQYDPTGATNGESRILRGGSWSNINSVCVCTFRYPDYPINRYAVYGFRIAKDK
- a CDS encoding ABC transporter ATP-binding protein, whose translation is MIRTNGLKKIYTTEEVETTALDNVNVEIKEKEFVAIMGPSGCGKSTLLNLIGMLDNPSDGQYYFLGEEVSKYTERQRANLRKKNIGFVFQSFNLIDELTVFENVELPLLYLGVSSSERKRMVEEVLERMQIMHRRDHFPQQLSGGQQQRVAVSRAVVAKPALILADEPTGNLDSANGEEVMNSLTQLNEGGTTIVMVTHSPHDSEFAHRIIHLFDGHVVTENYKEKFQV
- a CDS encoding ABC transporter ATP-binding protein translates to MIRLRGIEKYYTNKVIKTYVLRKIDLEVREGEFVSVMGPSGSGKTTLLNIIGMLDTPSNGEYHFLGEPVHEMKEKKLTELHKTHIGFVFQSYHLIDELTVYENLETPLLYQKVKASDRKGRVAEALDRFNIVAKKDLFPNQLSGGQQQLVAIARAVIAEPKLILADEPTGNLHSEQGKEVMDLLKGLNEQGTTIIQVTHSETNAAYGNRVIRLKDGWIEK